Within Xanthomonas theicola, the genomic segment CTGAGCAACGATCCCCGGCTCCCTGACCTCGCAAGGGGCTGGGGAGCATCTGGTCGGTGCAACGGTACCGGTCATGAATGTGGCGACTGGGCGCAGTCGCCTTGGCGGCGGCCAGAGACTTTTCGCGGGCTATTGTCCTGCTCTGATTCTTGTGGACACCTCGATAGGGAATGCTCATTCCCAATGAGGACCTTGAACAACATGCCCCCGTATCCGTAGAAACTCGATACCGCCTCGCCGTGCGTCGCTGGCTGACCGAGAAGTGGTCGATGGTGACGCCGCCGACCCGCTGCTGGGTGTCGGCGACACTGCGATCGGGCAGCGCACCGATGTCCTCGGCACTCACCGAATCCACCGATCTGCTCCGAGTCACGCTTGATCGTCTGCGACTCCATCAGGCTGCCGCACACGCCCTTGACTGGATCGTGTCAAACGCGGTGCCGGTCGTTGCTGGCGTCATCGGCCTCCTGCGCCAGCGCCTGCGCGCTCAGCAACAGGCCGATGCTCAGCACCATCGCCGAGCGGCGCAAAACGCAGGTAGCACGAAGCGCTGCGGCCGGCGAGGCCGGGCCACGGTAGCGCAGGAGGCTTCCCCCAGGAGACATGCATGTACAAACGGGCTACGGCCGCGCGCGGGGCGAGCCATCCTGCTGGTTGTGACGGCGCGGAGCAAGGCCGGTTGCCGTGATGCTGGCGCGGCCACCGCACACGACTCGCCGCCGGCGTGCGCAGCGCGTCCTCAGCCCTGCGCACGCTCCGGATACAATCGCTTGGCCGCGTTGCGCAGCGCCAGCAGGATGCGTTCGGCGCTCGGCGGCAGCAGGTAGTCACGGCGACGGATGATGCCGAACGACTCCATCCGCACCCCCAGCGCGATCGGCAGGACGATCAGCAGCTTTGCCTGCACGTATGACGCCACCGCGTCGACCGGGCAGCGCCGCCAGCAGGTCGCTGCCGCGCAGCAGGCTGGTCATGAGCGGCAGCGACAAGGTCTCGATGATGCTCTGCAGGGCCGCCGGCGCGCCGTGCTCCATGAACATTGCGTCCAGGCGCGCGCAGCACACTGTCCACCGGCGGCGGCGCCCAGCCGTAGCGCGCAGGTCGGCGTGGTGCAGGTCGGCGCGTGCCGACAGCCGATGCCCAGCGCGCACCACCGCCGAATGCGGCTCGTCGGCCAGCGGTTCGAACTCCAGTTCGCCGCCGCCGTGCAGGCCGAGGATGCGGCCAATCACGATGTTCAGCTGACCATCCAGCAGCTTGGCCACCAGCGGCCGGCTGTAGTCGCACCGGAATGCCGGGGAACGCGCGCTTGACCTCGGCGATCGCCTGCGGCGACAGGTTGGTGCCGGGGTTGACCACGGTGCCGATCGAGATCTGGCCCATGCCCCTCGCGCAGCGCCGCGATCCCTTCCTGCGCGCGACCAATCTCCGACATCGCCGATCGCGCGCGGCGGATCAGCTCCTGTCCGTACCAGGTCGGCTCCACCCCACGCGCGTGCGTGTCGAACAGCCTGCCCCGAGCAGATCCTCCATCTCCGCCAGCAGCTTGGAGGCCGCCGGCTGGGTCATGCTGGCCGCCTCGGCCGCGCGCAGCACCGAGCGGCGCTCGTGCAGCTGCGCCAGCAGCAGATGCCGGGTCTTCAGGCGCGAGGCGTTGAATCAGGGATTGGCGGAAGCGGTCATGGGCGGGCAGGCTCCTGGAAGGCAGATGCGTGTTCACCACCCGAATAGCATATTAGGTAAAATTTCATTTGCCGAACAAATCTCACGCGCGCAGACTATCGACCAGTCGCGGCTCCGGCCGCGACGCCGTCCCACCGCCACACCCGCCTTGTGGAGGCGTCGGCGTGTCGTGCCGGCGCAGATGCGCAGGACGATCCGCCAACGTAACGGCCGGTGACGCCCGCCGGTTCGTCGCCAACGCAATGGCCGGTCGCCGGTGCACGGCCGCGCCGGCGATCTGGTGGTGAACGCCCCCGCTCCATGCCCTCGCTGCCAGGTACGCCGATGTCCGCCGCCTCACCGTTCCAGTTCCCCCTGATCGCGATCCTGCGCGGCCTCACCCCCGAGCATGCGCTGGCGCATGTCGGCGCGCTGGCCGACGCCGGCTACGACGCGATCGAGATCCCGCTCAACTCGCCGCGCTGGGCGGAGAGCATCGGCGCGGCCGCGCAGGCGTTCGGCCAGCGCTGCTGGATCGGCGGCGGCACGGTGCTGAAGATCGCCGAGGT encodes:
- a CDS encoding LysR substrate-binding domain-containing protein codes for the protein MAKLLDGQLNIVIGRILGLHGGGELEFEPLADEPHSAVVRAGHRLSARADLHHADLRATAGRRRRWTVCCARLDAMFMEHGAPAALQSIIETLSLPLMTSLLRGSDLLAALPGRRGGVIRAGKAADRPADRAGGADGVVRHHPSP